AGAATTATCAGCATCGACGACGGCAAGGAAAAACTTGTTCTGTCCAAACGTGCAATCGACAGTGAAAATGCTTGGGAAAAATTGGAGCAACTGTTCGAAAGCAAAGAAGTATTTGAAGTTGTTGTGAATGATGTTGTTAAAGGCGGCATCGTAGTAGACGTGGGTCTGCGAGGATTCATCCCTGCATCCATGGTAGAACGCCATTTTGTTGAAGATTTCAGTGATTACAAAGGCCGCACATTGCGTGTTGTTGTAAAAGAACTGGATCGTGAAAACAACAAAGTGATCCTTTCCCAAAAAGACGTTCTGGAAGCAGAATTTGAAGCTAACAAGCTTAAAGTAATGGCTGAGCTGAAAGAAGGACAAGAAATCGTTGGTACGGTTCAACGTCTTACTCAGTTTGGTGCTTTCGTAGATGTTGGCGGAGTAGATGGTCTGGTTCACGTATCTGAAATTGCTTGGACTCATGTTGATAAGCCTTCTGATGCTGTTTCCGAAGGAGATCAAGTGAAAGTGAAAGTCTTGAAAGTAGATCCTGAAAAAGGAAAAATCAGCCTGAGCATGAAAGCTGCACAGCCTGGTCCTTGGGAATCGGCTGCTGGACAATTCAATAACAATGACATCGTAACTGGTGTTGTTAAACGTCTGGTTAACTTCGGTGCATTCGTTGAAATCGCTCCTGGTGTGGAAGGTTTGGTTCATATTTCTCAAATTTCCCACAAACACATTGGAACTCCACAAGAAGTTCTGGAAGAAGGACAAGAAGTTAAAGTTAAAATTCTTGAAATGAATCCTTCCGAAAAACGTGTTAGTCTGAGCATTAAAGAAACTGAGGAAGCTCCTGAAGCTGCTCCAAAAGCAGAAAGAGCACCACGTGCATCTCGCGCACCTCGTGAGGAACTGAATAATCCTAACGTTTCCCTCAACAACTCCGGACTGAGCATTACGCTTGGCGAGCGTTTTGGCGATAAGCTGAACAAATTTAAATGAGTTTAAATCAATACATTTTATAATAAGCATAACGTACACCATCGGCGGACCCAGAGGGTTCGCCGATTGTTGTTACGTCACTATATCGCCAATAGGTATGTTTTTTGCTATGATGATAGCGGAAGAATTGACAGGAGGAGTGAATTTATGGCAAGACCCGTTGTGGCTATCGTTGGTCGTCCGAATGTGGGTAAGTCCACGATTTTTAATCGGATTATCGGGGATCGTCTGTCCATCGTGGAAGATAAACCGGGAATCACTCGTGACCGTATTTACGGTATATCGGAGTGGAATGGTAAGTCCTTCAGTATTATTGACACCGGCGGCATTGAGATTGATGGTGAGGATGTTATTTTGAAGTCCATCCGTATGCAGGCCGAACTTGCAATAGAAGAAGCAGATGTTATTGTATTCATGAGCGATGCAAAAGCAGGAATAACGCAAGCGGATGAAGAGGTAGCTCAAATGCTGTATCGTTCGGGTAAACCGATCATCGTAGCAGTAAACAAGGTGGACAACCTCAGTCGCGCTGATCTGATCTATGAGTTTTATTCTTATGGATTTGGTGATCCAATTGCTGTTTCTGGTAGTCATGGTACAGGGATCGGTGATCTGTTGGATGCAATTACGTCCAATTTACCTGAACTAGAAGAAGATCATTATGATGAAGACGTTATACGTGTCGCTTTGATCGGACGTCCGAATGTAGGTAAATCTTCACTCGTTAATGCCATTCTAGGAGAAGAACGGGTTATCGTTAGTGACATTGCTGGTACAACGCGTGATGCAATTGACACGCCTTTTGAAAAAGACGGTCAAAAGTATGTACTGATTGATACGGCAGGTATGCGTAAACGTGGTAAAGTATACGAAACGACAGAAAAATATAGTGTAATGCGTGCGATGCGTGCGATTGAGCGTGCAGATGTTGTACTGGTCGTTATTAACGGCGAGGAAGGCATCATTGAGCAGGATAAACACATTGCTGGCTATGCTTATGAAGCGGGTAAAGCCTCGTTGTTTGTCGTTAATAAATGGGATGTCGTAGATAAAGACGATAAAACGATGCATCAGTTTGAGACGAAAATCCGTGACCACTTTTTGTTCATGACCTATGCTCCGATTGTGTTCTTGTCTGCAAAGACAAAGCAACGTCTGCAAAAGTTGCTTCCAGTTGTACAGCATGTGGCACAGCAGCATGTCATGCGTATTCAGACACATCTGCTGAACGATGTCATTTCCGATGCGGTTGCCATCAATCCACCGCCAACAGACAAGGGCCGTCGTCTGCGTATTAACTATGTGACTCAGGTTGCTGTTAAACCGCCTACGATGGTTGTATTCGTAAATGATCCAGAGATAATGCACTTCTCTTATGAGCGTTATCTGGAGAACAAAATTCGCGCCGCCTTTAATTTTGAAGGAACTCCAATTCGAATATTTACACGGCGCAAGTCTGACGAAAGTTAGGAGCGAATAGGTTGATTTTACAGATCGTTGCCATCGTACTCAGTTACTTGCTTGGCTCTGTCAGCTTTAGTTTGCTGTATGGAAAATTAAAAGGAATCGACATTCGCCAGCATGGAAGCGGCAATGCCGGTGCGACGAATACGCTGCGCGTGCTTGGAAAAGGCCCAGCTATTCTGGTACTGCTGCTGGACGTACTTAAAGGGGTTATTGCGGTGCTGATAGGGCACTGGTTGGGTGGAGAATCATCCTGGTTACCGGGTTTGTGTGGCATAGCGGCGATTGCGGGCCATAACTGGCCGGTATATTTTCACTTTCGCGGAGGCAAAGGGATTGCGACTGCCATTGGTGTATTGGCATCTCTTGCCTTACTGCCGGCATTATATGCCGGAATCATTGCGATACTTGCGATCGTAATAACGCGTTATGTATCCCTGGGATCACTAATTTTTGTCATTTTGACCCCTTGGATATTACTCGTACTTGGTTATGCTTGGCCGTTATTTTGGACGGCTCTAATCATTTGCCTGTTCGCTGTGTGGAGACACCGTACTAACATAGTCAAGTTGGCACGGGGAAATGAGAATAAGCTTGGCTCCAAAGGAGGAGATCGTCTTGTCTGAGAAAATAGCTGTGCTGGTGGCAGGGAGTTGGGGAACAGCCTTAGCTTCCGTACTTGCGACCAATAACAACGATGTCTCTGTCTGGACGAGAAGCGAACAACAAGCTGCTGAGATCAATGAGAAGCATACGAATGAGCATTATTTACCAGGCTCTATTTTGTCTGATCGCATTTCAGCTACAACGGATATGCAGACTGCGGTATCTGGAGCTAAAGCGGTGATCATCGTATCTCCTTCGTCTGCCGCTCGGCAGGTTGCACGTAGTCTGAAGGCTCATTTCACCAAGGATATGCTGGTAGTACATGCCATTAAGGGTTTTGAAACAGAGACACTCAAGCGTATGTCCACGGTGATCTCGGAAGAGCTGGAAATCGCGGAGGATGATATTGCCGTGCTGTCAGGCCCGAGTCATGCGGAGGAAGTGGTGAAGAAATGTCCTACAACGGTTGTTGTAGCTTCTTCCAATGAGAAGGCTGCTCAGGCTGCCCAGGGGTTGTTCATGAACTCCTATTTCCGCGTCTATACAAACCGTGATTTACTCGGTGTAGAACTGTCCGGTGCTTTAAAAAATATTATTGCACTGGGCGCGGGAATGTCGGATGGACTTGGCTTCGGTGATAATGCCAAAGCGGCTTTGTTGACCCGTGGATTGGCTGAGATTACCCGTGCCGGAGTTGAGATGGGGGCTAATCCATTAACCTTTGCCGGACTCGCTGGTATAGGCGATTTAGTGGTGACGGCAACGAGTCGTCACAGCCGCAACTGGCGTGCAGGTTCATTATTGGGACAGGGCCAACAGCTTGATGCCGTACTGGAATCTATGGGAATGGTCGTAGAGGGGATTCGTACGACAAAAGCAGCATACGCTATCTCACAAAAATTGGGTGTGCAAATGCCTATTACAGAGGTGTTGTATGGAGTGCTGTTTGAAGGACGTGACGTCCGCAAAGCCGTTGAGGCATTAATGGGTCGCGATCCGAAAACCGAGATGGAAGTCATGCCGCTTCAAACTTGGGAGCAATGGCATTCATAAGAGTACAGAGGAGCTTCTAAAGTATAAAGGTTGTCTCATGAGTAGATCTTTCTACGATGAGATAGCCTTTTTTAGTTAGGCGTTTGGCATGTCTTTTGTATGCTTAATCACCTTTTGTCTCCGTCACTCATAGACTGAGTTGAGCAATGGCGGAGGAGGGGAGATTGTGAGTAAAAACTTTCCGAAAGATGCATTGAAGGCCATTAACAAAAAAGGCGGCAAAAACATATCCGAAAATGCAGTGAAAAAGCTGGCAGGCACGGTAAAGCCGGACACGCTTCAAAGTGAAGCGCAGTTGCGTCAGCTTATAAAACAGGTGTCTGCGATGGCTAACATTCCGGTATCGGAAGATACAGTCAGGGATATTGTCGGAGCCGTCAAAAAGAGTGGAATGAATCCTTCCAATATGGAAGCGTTAATGAAAATGATGATGAAAAAATAAAACACTGGCCGTATGATGGTTCGTTTTATTCACCGTGAACCGGGAAGGTTCGCGGTTTTTTTTATATTTTGAGGCAGTAAAGTGCTTTTTCAGTACACAAAATGTCGAACTGCCATGTCGAACATGTTATAATGATGCCCATCAGGAAACGGGTGGAAAGACAGCAAAGGAGGAAACGATGTTGAAGGAGGCAATATCATCAGTGTTAGTGGACAGGCTTCCTCACGATCTGGCAGTTGCGCTGGGTAGCTTGACTGAGAGCTGGTCAGCGGTGTCGGTTCCGTGGATGCTGGGGGGGAGCTGTGCACTACTTGTGCAAGAAGTTGAACTGGATCGTCTGCCTCGGGACATTGATATTTATGCGGATATTCATGCAGCAAAGCTGTTACACGCGCGCTCGCCGGGTGTAAGTATAGACCCACAGCAGGTTGACCGTAGCGGATCTTACGTTTCTTTGCTAAGCCACTATGAACTGGAGGGATTTCCAGTCGAATTGGTGGGAGGATTTGAGGTTTTATGTGATGGAGCTTTATATCGCTTAGAGGTCGAGCGGCTACTCTGGTCGGCTGGGATTCAGCTTGATCTGGAAAATACCTCATTGCGTTTGATGCCTCTCAGTCACGAGTTGCTATTCAATCTGTTGCGAAATCGTCCTGACCGCTATCAAGCGATTGCAGATGTCATGAAGCGAGACCCACAACAACACATAGGGATACTAACACAGCTATTGGTCCGCAACATTTGGAATAAGGAGCAGTTGGGCAAGCTTATAGATCTTCTCCCTTGGCCAGAACTTCACTCCTTAATCGGGATGAGTAATGAAATATAGGTTGCGTGCGTATTATGAGAAAAGGTGAATGGAGGACCGTTTATGAATGTACAGATTACGTTCCAGCCATCAGGCAAGCGTGTACAAGTCGGTCAGGGCACGTCATTGCTCCAGGCTGCGCGTAAAGCAGGTGTGTATATTCCCACTCGTTGTGATGGAAAAGCAGCCTGTCTGATGTGTAAAGTGCAGATAGCACCGGAACGGGCTGAGCTCGCAGGTCACCCTAATGATGCAGAACAGCGTAAGCTGGGACCTTTACTGAATGAAGGAATACGTTTATCCTGTCAGGCCCACGCTCAAGGTGATGTAGAGGTAACCATACCGGAGGATAGACTTAAGGCAGCTATTAGGCGGCAACTGGAGCGTCAGGCACTGGATGACGAACTGTGGTAATATCGATTTTAATAATTAGAACAAAAAACAAAGGATATTTCTCGACGGCTAGAACCGGTCAGAGACATATCCTTTTTTTATTTAAGTCTAGCAACAAAGTCATGGGGAAATCTTGCTGCGCATATATTAGGTGAGTGGACCCAAACGTAAAATATCGTTTCTGCAATGATCGCTGTAACGTAATCTATTTTAAAAAAACTAAACATATTTTACGGAGGGGATACATATGATGGTATCAGTCCAAATGCATGTACGAGTTTACGCCGTTTCGCCGATTCCATCAGTCTCCTGAATCTCGGCGGCGGACGACTTCCGGGCATTTTAAAGGCTGTTCTGCCGCATCTGGGATCAAGCAGTTGGTTGAACACGAAGCGGATGCTCTTTAAGCATTTTTCCTTCGGAGACTTTTGAGGAGGGGATTTCATTGGAGAAAGTGGACATTTTTAAAGACATTGCCGAACGCACCGGAGGAGACATCTATCTTGGGGTCGTCGGCGCAGTCCGAACAGGAAAATCAACATTTATCAAGCGGTTTATGGAAACGATTGTACTGCCCAACATTACGAGTGAGGCGGACCGTGCCCGCGCCGTAGACGAGTTGCCGCAAAGTGCGGCAGGGAAGACGATCATGACGACGGAACCTAAATTCGTACCGAATAATGCCGTCCAGATCAAAGTAACGGAAGGACTGGACGTGAATGTACGTCTGGTTGACTGTGTGGGATATGCAGTAGAAGGTGCAAAAGGCTACGAGGATGAAAATGGTCCAAGGATGATCTCTACACCATGGTTTGAAGAACCCATTCCTTTTCAGGAAGCGGCAGAAATCGGTACACGTAAGGTTATTCAAGAACATTCGACACTCGGTGTGGTAGTCACCACAGACGGCACCATTGCTGAAATCCCGCGTAGCTCTTATGTAGAGTCGGAGGAACGCGTCATTGAAGAGTTGAAGGAAGTTGGCAAGCCATTTGTTCTGGTTATCAACTCCACGCATCCACGCAGTGATGAAACACTCCAACTTCGCAGTGAACTGGCTGCCAAGTATGATATTCCAGTCATGACACTCAGCGCGGCGACCATGACGGAAGATGATGTTACGGGTGTACTTCGTGAAGTATTGTATGAATTCCCGGTGCATGAGGTGAATGTGAACCTGCCGAGCTGGGTTATGGTATTGAACGAAAATCACTGGCTGCGTAGCAACTATGAAAATTCCGTTCGTGATACGGTTAAAGATATTCGACGCCTGCGTGATGTAGATCGGGTGGTCAGCCAGTTTATGGAGTATGAGTTCATCGATAGAGCCGGATTAAGCGGTATGAATATGGGGCAGGGCGTAGCGGAAATTGATTTGTATGCGCCTGATGAGCTGTATGACCAGATTTTGGTTGAAGTCGTTGGGGTAGAGATTCGTGGCAAGGATCATTTGCTACAAATGATGCAGGATTTTGCCCACGCTAAACGTGAATATGACCGCTTTGCCGAGGCTCTGGAAATGGTCAAGACAACAGGTTATGGTATTGCAGCTCCGTCACTGGCCGAGATGGCACTGGACGAACCGCAGTTGATTCGACAAGGTACAAGATTTGGCGTGAGGCTTAAAGCGACAGCCCCTTCCATTCACATGATTCGTGTCGATGTGGAATCGGAATTTGCTCCGATTATCGGAACAGAGAAGCAAAGTGAGGAGCTCGTACGCTACCTGATGCAAGATTTTGAGAATGATCCAATCAAAATCTGGGAATCTGACATTTTCGGACGTTCGCTGCATTCTATTGTGCGTGAAGGTATTCAAGGCAAGATTGCCATGATGCCGGACAATGCACGCTACAAGCTTCAAGAAACGCTGGGTCGCATTATTAACGAAGGTTCTGGTGGTCTTATTGCTATCATTCTTTAAGGCTAAGCCATAACCAAAATATGTAAGGGGAATACCGTAGAGAGCTGACTGCTCTTTGCGGTATT
This window of the Paenibacillus polymyxa genome carries:
- the plsY gene encoding glycerol-3-phosphate 1-O-acyltransferase PlsY, translated to MILQIVAIVLSYLLGSVSFSLLYGKLKGIDIRQHGSGNAGATNTLRVLGKGPAILVLLLDVLKGVIAVLIGHWLGGESSWLPGLCGIAAIAGHNWPVYFHFRGGKGIATAIGVLASLALLPALYAGIIAILAIVITRYVSLGSLIFVILTPWILLVLGYAWPLFWTALIICLFAVWRHRTNIVKLARGNENKLGSKGGDRLV
- a CDS encoding stage VI sporulation protein F, with translation MSKNFPKDALKAINKKGGKNISENAVKKLAGTVKPDTLQSEAQLRQLIKQVSAMANIPVSEDTVRDIVGAVKKSGMNPSNMEALMKMMMKK
- a CDS encoding 2Fe-2S iron-sulfur cluster-binding protein; amino-acid sequence: MNVQITFQPSGKRVQVGQGTSLLQAARKAGVYIPTRCDGKAACLMCKVQIAPERAELAGHPNDAEQRKLGPLLNEGIRLSCQAHAQGDVEVTIPEDRLKAAIRRQLERQALDDELW
- a CDS encoding NAD(P)H-dependent glycerol-3-phosphate dehydrogenase, with translation MSEKIAVLVAGSWGTALASVLATNNNDVSVWTRSEQQAAEINEKHTNEHYLPGSILSDRISATTDMQTAVSGAKAVIIVSPSSAARQVARSLKAHFTKDMLVVHAIKGFETETLKRMSTVISEELEIAEDDIAVLSGPSHAEEVVKKCPTTVVVASSNEKAAQAAQGLFMNSYFRVYTNRDLLGVELSGALKNIIALGAGMSDGLGFGDNAKAALLTRGLAEITRAGVEMGANPLTFAGLAGIGDLVVTATSRHSRNWRAGSLLGQGQQLDAVLESMGMVVEGIRTTKAAYAISQKLGVQMPITEVLYGVLFEGRDVRKAVEALMGRDPKTEMEVMPLQTWEQWHS
- the der gene encoding ribosome biogenesis GTPase Der, encoding MARPVVAIVGRPNVGKSTIFNRIIGDRLSIVEDKPGITRDRIYGISEWNGKSFSIIDTGGIEIDGEDVILKSIRMQAELAIEEADVIVFMSDAKAGITQADEEVAQMLYRSGKPIIVAVNKVDNLSRADLIYEFYSYGFGDPIAVSGSHGTGIGDLLDAITSNLPELEEDHYDEDVIRVALIGRPNVGKSSLVNAILGEERVIVSDIAGTTRDAIDTPFEKDGQKYVLIDTAGMRKRGKVYETTEKYSVMRAMRAIERADVVLVVINGEEGIIEQDKHIAGYAYEAGKASLFVVNKWDVVDKDDKTMHQFETKIRDHFLFMTYAPIVFLSAKTKQRLQKLLPVVQHVAQQHVMRIQTHLLNDVISDAVAINPPPTDKGRRLRINYVTQVAVKPPTMVVFVNDPEIMHFSYERYLENKIRAAFNFEGTPIRIFTRRKSDES
- the spoIVA gene encoding stage IV sporulation protein A; this translates as MEKVDIFKDIAERTGGDIYLGVVGAVRTGKSTFIKRFMETIVLPNITSEADRARAVDELPQSAAGKTIMTTEPKFVPNNAVQIKVTEGLDVNVRLVDCVGYAVEGAKGYEDENGPRMISTPWFEEPIPFQEAAEIGTRKVIQEHSTLGVVVTTDGTIAEIPRSSYVESEERVIEELKEVGKPFVLVINSTHPRSDETLQLRSELAAKYDIPVMTLSAATMTEDDVTGVLREVLYEFPVHEVNVNLPSWVMVLNENHWLRSNYENSVRDTVKDIRRLRDVDRVVSQFMEYEFIDRAGLSGMNMGQGVAEIDLYAPDELYDQILVEVVGVEIRGKDHLLQMMQDFAHAKREYDRFAEALEMVKTTGYGIAAPSLAEMALDEPQLIRQGTRFGVRLKATAPSIHMIRVDVESEFAPIIGTEKQSEELVRYLMQDFENDPIKIWESDIFGRSLHSIVREGIQGKIAMMPDNARYKLQETLGRIINEGSGGLIAIIL
- the rpsA gene encoding 30S ribosomal protein S1, which gives rise to MSEEIKNQEAAEAANQDELDQIVSLKKGDTVKGTIVKLEDNQAVVSIGYKYDGVIPIRELSSGLDNAEEAVQVGQEVEARIISIDDGKEKLVLSKRAIDSENAWEKLEQLFESKEVFEVVVNDVVKGGIVVDVGLRGFIPASMVERHFVEDFSDYKGRTLRVVVKELDRENNKVILSQKDVLEAEFEANKLKVMAELKEGQEIVGTVQRLTQFGAFVDVGGVDGLVHVSEIAWTHVDKPSDAVSEGDQVKVKVLKVDPEKGKISLSMKAAQPGPWESAAGQFNNNDIVTGVVKRLVNFGAFVEIAPGVEGLVHISQISHKHIGTPQEVLEEGQEVKVKILEMNPSEKRVSLSIKETEEAPEAAPKAERAPRASRAPREELNNPNVSLNNSGLSITLGERFGDKLNKFK